TTCATGAAGATGAACGCGAGCCCCAGCGTGCTCACCATCGCGACGAACGTCGCGACGCTGAGCGCGCGGGCGCCCTGCGGGACGAACACGGCGTCGGAGCCGCCGCCACCGCCCGTCGATTCGGTCTCGATGTCGCCGCCGACGGCGAGGCCGGCGTGCATACCGACCGCGGTGTGGGGGACACAGTGGTAGTGGGTGATTCCAACATCGTCCTCGCTCGTCTCGTACTCGTAGGTCGCGCCCTCCTCGCCGACCGGGTCGCCGCTGTCGAGGGCGGCCGGGCCGCCGCCCTCGACCGTCTGAACGTTGTGGGCGCCGCCGGCGCCCGTCCACTCGAAGGTGATCGTCGTGCCGGGGTCGACCCAAAGCAGCGTCGCGTCGAACGCGAGCCCCTG
This genomic window from Halorubrum sp. PV6 contains:
- a CDS encoding plastocyanin/azurin family copper-binding protein, whose protein sequence is MSTDDVSRRTFIRTAGGAAGVAGATAATTGTAAAQEEQPVWPSGASSGNVGSYQDARGESEVTVQVGAGDQGLAFDATLLWVDPGTTITFEWTGAGGAHNVQTVEGGGPAALDSGDPVGEEGATYEYETSEDDVGITHYHCVPHTAVGMHAGLAVGGDIETESTGGGGGSDAVFVPQGARALSVATFVAMVSTLGLAFIFMKYGGDITDEE